In the genome of Brienomyrus brachyistius isolate T26 unplaced genomic scaffold, BBRACH_0.4 scaffold53, whole genome shotgun sequence, the window CTAAACCACACAGCCAATGCTAGGTGGCTCCTCGGCTCATTTTTGGTTCATTCATGCTAGGTGGAGTCAGGAGGAACGTCATTTTCCAGAGTTCCATATATGCTTATCATAAAACCAATTTGGTTCCAATAAAAAGGAATCAGATTACAAAATAGTAACATTAAATTACAAAAACAACTGCTGTGTTTTACCCCCACTGCAATTTTTAGTCATTTTAAAAGTTGCACATACATAAGACCTCCTCAGGGAAGTGAAACTTGCCATGTAAACAATCAGTTCCTAAACAGCACTTTACAAACACCTTCACGAAGCTCGGTTTAAAAATGTTCATCACCAAAATATAGATAAACATTAATTCAAAtcatcattatgaataactggaaaattatttaaattttttgtaACGCACCCCCGTGAGACACTAGACACACACTAAGTAACTCAGTACTCAGGAACTAGGGACACACTTCCCCCAGAATAAACTGGGAAcccaaccttaaccccccccccaatcaaaatttaaaaaaataaagcacacttGGCAGGAACTTCTTAGTCAATTTCAACGACAAATGGCCATGTGGACACCCTACAGCAGCACTGTCACTGAGTATTTGCTCAGCGTAGTCCGGAAGCTCGACCGTGTTCTGCTTTCTGGCTCCACTGGGCCACCTGAGCCTTGGCTTCAGATTAGGCTGCTCACACAGCCACACCACGCCACATTGGGCCACCTGAGCGCCGGTTTCAGGGTAGGCTGGCCACACAGCAGCACTTGTACCGGGCCACCTGAGCGCCCGTTTCAGGTTAGGCTGGGCACAGAGCAGCATTGCACCGGGCCACCTGAGCGCCCGTTTCAGAGTAGGCTGACCACACAGCAACACTGAACCGGGCCACCTGAGCGCCCGTTTCAGGGTAGGCTGGCCACACAGCAGCACTGCACCGGGCCACCTGAGCGCCCGTTTCAGGGTAGGCTGGACACAGAGCAGCATTGCACCGGGCCACCTGAGCACCGGTTTCAGGGTAGGCTGGCCACACAGCAACACTGAACCGGGCCACCTGAGCGCCCGTTTCAGGTTAGGCTGGGCACACAGCAGCACTGCACCGGGCCACCTGAGCGCCCGTTTCAGGGTAGGCTGGCCACACAGCAACACTGAACCGGGCCACCTGAGCGCCCGTTTCAGGGTAGGCTGGCCACACAGCAGCACTGCACCGGGCCACCTGAGCGCCCGTTTCAGGGTAGGCTGGCCACACAGCAGCACTGCACCGGGCCACCTGAGCGCCCGTTTCAGGGTAGGCTGGCCACACAGCAACACTGAACCGGGCCACCTGAGCGCCCGTTTCAGGTTAGGCTGGGCACAGAGCAGCACTGCACCGGGCCACCTGAGCGCCCGTTTCAGGGTAGGCTGGCCACACAGCAACACTGAACCGGGCCACCTGAGCGCCCGTTTCAGGGTAGGCTGGCCACACAGCAGCACTGCACCGGGCTACCTGAGCGCCCGTTTCAGGGTAGGCTGGCCACACAGCAGCACTGCACCGGGCCACCTGAGCGCCCGTTTCAGGGTAGGCTGGCCACACAGCAGCACTGCACCGGGCCACCTGAGCGCCCGTTTCAGGGTAGGCTGGCCACACAGCAGCACTGCACCGGGCCACCTGAGCGCCCGTTTCAGGGTAGGCTGGCCACACAGCAGCACTGCACCGGGCCACCTGAGCGCCCGTTTCAGGGTAGGCTGGGCACACAGCAGCACTGCACCGGGCCACCTGAGCGCCCGTTTCAGGGTAGGCTGGCCACACAGCAGCACTGCACCGGGCCACCTGAGTGCCGGTTTCAGGGTAGGCTGGCCACACAGCAGCACTTGTACCGGGCCACCTGAGCGCCCGTTTCAGGGTAGGCTGGCCACACAGCAGCACTGCACCGGGCCACCTGAGTGCCGGTTTCAGGGTAGGCTGGCCACACAGCAGCACTTGTACCGAGCCACCTGAGCGCCCGTTTCAGGTTAGGCTGGGCACACAGCAGCACTGCACCGGGCCACCTGAGCGCCCGTTTCAGGGTAGGCTGGCCACACAGCAGCACTGCACCGGGCCACCTGAGCGCCCGTTTCAGGGTAGGCTGGCCACACAGCAGCACTGCACCGGGCCACCTGAGCGCCCGTTTCAGGGTAGGCTGGGCACACAGCAGCACTGCACCGGGCCACCTGAGCGCCCGTTTCAGGGTAGGCTGGACACACAGCAGCACTGCACCGGGCCACCTGAGCGCCCGTTTCAGGGTAGGCTGGCCACACAGCAACACTGAACCGGGTCACCTGAGCGCCCGTTTCAGGGTAGGCTGGCCACACAGCAGCACTGCACTGGGCCACCTGAGTGCCGGTTTCAGGGTAGGCTGGCCACACAGCAGCACTGCACCGGGCCACCTGAGTGCCGGTTTCAGGGTAGGCTGGCCACACAGCTGCGCCAGGGCAAGCCGGGCCGGAAGTCCTGGGGTATCCCCCCAGGCGACATAGCTGCTGCGTCACCCCACTGCCTTCCTCACTCACACTAACCCAGATCAACATCCTGCCTGCAACAGCCTCAGCAGAGGCTCAggccagtgggggagggggcagaaaGACTGGAAATAAAGAGCCGCAGGCCCAGGGTGGGTTGAAACTGCTCCCCGTAACGAGGCTGCAACTCCAACACCCAGGGTAAAGATACACGGCTGCACAACAGACATCAACCTAGCCCTGGGGTTTAAAACAACAAGAAAAGGTAAGGTAGCCCTACCGGGCACCACTGTTCTTATGACAGGCATAGAGGGGCTTAGCTCACACAGCTGTGATGTGCTGATGTGTGTACGActgcacagatggatggatttcaccGTTAAACTCCCCAGGAAACACAACGACTAAAGTATCACCGATTCCAGCCTGTCTGTCACTCAGGCCTGAACAGTCAGCAGCCCAACATGATCTATGCACACATGCCACAGGAAGCCACTCAGAATATGTTCAGCGACTGAGAATGTTACCTTCCTCTGCGGGTTCCTATGTAAACAGTCAAAGGCAGAAGGGATGCCCTCACAGTCTGCTGCAGGAGGCCCACACTGACCAGGTGACTACCGAACCACCAGAGTCTGTTAATACAGAACTAGGTGGGATGTTTCCATGTGACTGAACTTGGGATGGAGTTTTGTGGCTGATAGTATGGAGGAAAGGAGCCTCATACACAGCTCAGTCCACCTAGGTGGGTACACAGAACCGAATGATGCCTTGCTGTGCTGCAAGGTTAGCATGTATTAGCATGTGCACTTTCAGTCTCCAATTCAGGAGACCTTGGTTTAAGTTCAGCACTCAGCAGTCGTATGAATTCTACCTGTACAGCAGAGGTGGAAACTCGAGGCACTGACTCGACTTGGACTCAAGTCACTTGTGACTTGACTCGGCAAAACTGATGGAAAGAATTGGACTCGACTTGGACTTGAGGACAATTACTTGAGACTTGGACACGATTTGGATCCTATGACTTGAGAAGACATGAGGTTACAGTCCCCCTTCTGGATACCATAATTTTAATTTCATAATTTCAGTGTACATtaattctcggctgtctgcatTTTCAATTGGCTGAAAGCAAGATCTCCTGAGATCATGATACATCCTTCCAGCAAACTATCTGCATATACGCAGACGTAAAAACTGTGCGAAGACAACCATGAGTGGATGCAATCTCTCTGCCTAAAAAATGTCTTGTTTTTGCTGCAGCGAGTTTTAATCACTAAAGGTAAAAAACTGACATAGGTAGGGACTCAAGTTACATGACTCACAACCCAACTTGGACGAGTCACAAATTTGATACCTTGTGACTTGACTGTAAAAACGATGGAAAAACTTTGACTTGAGGGAAAATGACTGATTCCCATCCCTGCTGTACAGGCTTTCCAGTACAGCCCGTCCACGCTTTGAGGAGAGCAAAGGCCCTCCATCCCGGTGGGTCACATGATGCCACGCATGGCAAAATAACCAAGCGATTTACAGGAAGCACTTGTCTCCTTAAAAGACTTCCTACAATGGTTGCACTTCATAAATCCCAGTTATGCAAAAAGTGGTCAATCCAAGTATAAAATGACAAACCCATGCAGTACCAAAACGAGACAGACGGAAGCAGATCAGCAACACGTGCACTTCACTGCGAGACTGGCTGTCTCATTCCACTAATGCCAGCTCGTATTCCTTACTGACAGATCTGCAGCAAGACATCAGATTATTACCATTTAGATACAGCACAAAAAGGGAGCTGGTGAAGCTGAAAAACAAGCAGCCCTGAGTCTGAACTTACAGACAAGTGACAAAGGCAGGCCCACACACTGGAATGTAAAGAACCCTCGATTggtggaaatattcagaaaGAAAAACGCAAAACAAAATAGTGCATGATCACTGCAGACCATGTTCTTTTTAACCTCGTTGGTCCAGTGCATATGTATGATGTTTCTACGAATACACTTCCTGTCAGTGCAGCTTAAACAGACCAGGAGCACACTTAAGTCAGCAATCTCTGCATCTTGTGGATTAACACGTACAGCAAAGCTCATAAACATAGGGCTCCGAACCCCAGCCAGGACACACAACCGTGAAGCCAAATGCATTTACAGTAGTATGCCTACAGCATCTTATGGTTATAATTCCTGCCCCTCTGGTAATATCCTCAGCCACTCTGGACCCTAAGAATGGTAGCATAGCAGATTTCCCCTTAAGTGGACAGAGGGAGGACACCGCTTGGGACACATGGACCTAGACTCCTCCAGTAGTGAAGTGACAGTGTTATGAATAACACAACTGCTAAAATGAGCTTGTGAAATCAGCAGCCTGTATACTGCACACAGTTGGAACCAGAAGATAAGAACAACAGGACTTTACTGTCTTTCAGAGCAACTAAAGAAACTGGATGCCACAGTCGTGTGAGAGCATGTAAAGACGGGCCAGAAGGGGAAACCAGGGCGAGGAGGTTCACACGGACCTCTCTTCCGTCAGTGCGCTGCGGGGGCAGAGTCCGTGCCTAATTGGCAACTGGTTCCGTGCTTTTTCTTTACCAATCAACTGGTGCAGTACCTGGAAAAGTAGCCCGGCACAGTACCAAGAGAACTGGCTGTCAGAAGCTGATCTCATGATGGGGGCATGTCAGGGGGGCCACAATGGCGGAAAACCTCAGCAGAGCCACGCTTGTCACTCCTAGAGTTTGACTTTACGTTTGATTTTAGCGTTTGCTGAAAACATGAAGAAATTAGAACTGAAGAGAACAGGCGACATTCGTAGTACagaacaaatattttaaaaaaagcttcCAAAACTACAAAAACACTCAAAATACACAAGATGGAAAATGTTTCAAAGTGCCACACAGTTCTGTATTCCGTTTTTGGTAGCCAGCTTCCAAAGCGCACTTGCTTCCTTACGGGCACACAAATCGAAAACTGGTACCAGCTCTCCGGAGTATATGGTGGAGGCGGTGACATATGTAGGCAAATGGATGAACTGCGTCTGATTGAATCCAGGCACTATTATGTCTCACCAATGGCCTGTTCGTGAATGTGCCCTAACAACGGGTGATGCCTGTCTTTCTGCATAGCTGCAAAATttacacagtaaaaaaaaaaattctgcaaatAGTTATATTAGTAATGCTTTGTAATGTAActagctatccatccatccattttatgttttataaaGAACAATGTTTCAATTAATGCTAACTTATGAATCGGCACTTAAGTTAACATCAGCAATTCCATATATTTTCATATAGCAACCAAAGGCACTTTATATGGGTGTATTATGACAACAGCCTACATGATACATTAGCCTAAACATTCTCTGTCAAAGTTGTTTAATGAACTTAAAATATTACATGCCCAAGGTGGTGTGCATATTCTCTATCTATTATACATgtttccagccactggaaactAGGGCCGGTTCTCAGGAGTGGGAACCAGTTCCCTGTCTGCACTGTCACAGTAGGTGTGGAAAAGAGGTAAAGGATTCAGCTGCGAGATCCTATCAGGGAATCACACCTCGATtttattattctggaaggactgCAGAGCTGCCCGTAGCCTTAATGTCACTGTCGTTTCAACCACGGCATTAAAGACTGTGCGGAAATAAAAACACTAAAGTATGCAGCAAACTTAAAGAAAAAGAATATCAGTTCAGGAAAACATGGATCTTTCTAACCACGAATTAAAAGAAATTGGAAAGATCCTTAAAACAATTTACTATTAGTATCTCaatataattaaaattataataaCCAAACCAGGAAACATGATGACAATTCATGAGACATTTAAACATTAGTAACAATAATGAATCAACTATAGATTTAATAACCCACTCCACATCTCACTATTAGttgtaaattaaaattaaaaaaaaaacttagtgAATTATTTGGGATGATAGAAgccaaaaaaaaccaaaaaaacttgcggattaaaaaattttaaatcaaaCAGCCAAAGTAACCCGAGGTTTCCTCGCTGAAGTAACCCTCACTGAACACCGGCCTCAGTTTGCACAGCCATTAATAAACGTCCTCTGCAGTCAGTATCCCGAAAAGCATTAAGATGATGGTTAATATGGCCCCTCTTCGCCAACATTTCGCTCATTTTACACAGCAAGGTGTCTCAGGACATTTTAACAAAAGCTACG includes:
- the LOC125723961 gene encoding testis-specific gene A8 protein-like isoform X3, which produces MLIWVSVSEEGSGVTQQLCRLGGYPRTSGPACPGAAVWPAYPETGTQVARCSAAVWPAYPETGTQVAQCSAAVWPAYPETGAQVTRFSVAVWPAYPETGAQVARCSAAVCPAYPETGAQVARCSAAVCPAYPETGAQVARCSAAVWPAYPETGAQVARCSAAVWPAYPETGAQVARCSAAVWPAYPETGAQVARCSAAVWPAYPETGAQVARCSAAVCPAYPETGAQVARCSAAVWPAYPETGAQVARCSAAVWPAYPETGAQVARCSAAVWPAYPETGAQVARCSAAVWPAYPETGAQVARYKCCCVASLP
- the LOC125723961 gene encoding neurofilament heavy polypeptide-like isoform X1 — encoded protein: MLIWVSVSEEGSGVTQQLCRLGGYPRTSGPACPGAAVWPAYPETGTQVARCSAAVWPAYPETGTQVAQCSAAVWPAYPETGAQVARCSAAVCPAYPETGAQVARCSAAVWPAYPETGAQVARCSAAVWPAYPETGAQVARCSAAVWPAYPETGAQVARCSAAVWPAYPETGAQVARCSAAVCPAYPETGAQVARCSAAVWPAYPETGAQVARCSAAVWPAYPETGAQVARCSAAVWPAYPETGAQVARCSAAVWPAYPETGAQVARCSAAVWPAYPETGAQVARFSVAVWPAYPETGAQVARCNAALCPAYPETGAQVARCSAAVWPAYPETGAQVARFSVAVWSAYSETGAQVARCNAALCPA
- the LOC125723961 gene encoding testis-specific gene A8 protein-like isoform X4; this encodes MLIWVSVSEEGSGVTQQLCRLGGYPRTSGPACPGAAVWPAYPETGTQVARCSAAVWPAYPETGTQVAQCSAAVWPAYPETGAQVTRFSVAVWPAYPETGAQVARCSAAVCPAYPETGAQVARCSAAVCPAYPETGAQVARCSAAVWPAYPETGAQVARCSAAVWPAYPETGAQVARCSAAVWPAYPETGAQVARCSAAVWPAYPETGAQVARCSAAVCPAYPETGAQVARCSAAVWPAYPETGAQVARCSAAVWPAYPETGAQVARCSAAVWPAYPETGAQVARCSAAVWPAYPETGAQVARCSAAVCPA
- the LOC125723961 gene encoding neurofilament heavy polypeptide-like isoform X2 translates to MLIWVSVSEEGSGVTQQLCRLGGYPRTSGPACPGAAVWPAYPETGTQVARCSAAVWPAYPETGTQVAQCSAAVWPAYPETGAQVTRFSVAVWPAYPETGAQVARCSAAVCPAYPETGAQVARCSAAVCPAYPETGAQVARCSAAVWPAYPETGAQVARCSAAVWPAYPETGAQVARCSAAVWPAYPETGAQVARCSAAVWPAYPETGAQVARCSAAVCPAYPETGAQVARCSAAVWPAYPETGAQVARCSAAVWPAYPETGAQVARCSAAVWPAYPETGAQVARCSAAVWPAYPETGAQVARCSAAVWPAYPETGAQVARCSAAVWPAYPETGAQVARCSAAVCPA